From Dethiosulfovibrio faecalis, the proteins below share one genomic window:
- a CDS encoding HAMP domain-containing methyl-accepting chemotaxis protein, with amino-acid sequence MKLLSRITIRTKLVIAFGFLISAMISVSTVGIDGMAKIARRVKLADDMNRLVKMARQVRVNEKNYIIRQDAASREAVSEEISNIKKQISLSKELFLDENKKTNLGKAEVILQHYEKSIFSLIEAIDEKTNSQIKMEESARNALNFAEEIRRIQKEMTEQIMEEFRKEDALFGEDILFTADMLSEGNDRADIANRLIKLVLQARREEKNFILREDEEFYKNAVSSLENLVGQAKILGESSPDQEIKKLTEGIISASNAYKEALDLYRKSWEKASAQTPILLENARSFVKLAEGLRADEKDATAFAEKVTARIFMSIAIASVLFGIVSAWLITSSILKSISEKIKLIEKFSDKDLTVDFRTDSKDELARINVALESMGKAISQSFMHLKEKADRFADMSENMAALSEETAASITEIETSVDRSTELAESNSAGLEEANAGIEEVAGGATNSASSAAKGLEAAEETGHRSREAMNSMKEVSDRMTQLGEHSKLITKTMESVGHSVTGISGFVETIASIADQTNLLALNAAIEAARAGDAGKGFAVVAEEVRKLAEESNQAAQEVGRVIAELKEHSSEAEQAMNRSNDLVQETLGVTEKTREDMEEMLSVAESLQEVVRSVATTAEEQAASSQEMASSIDMITKGTVEMVEAFETIKNSVVETAKASRGFAEDSQEISSGAAEIQSIVGEFRIENQGRELRPVEL; translated from the coding sequence ATGAAGTTATTGAGCAGAATAACGATAAGGACCAAACTGGTGATCGCCTTCGGATTTCTCATATCGGCCATGATATCGGTATCAACCGTAGGCATAGATGGCATGGCAAAAATAGCTCGAAGGGTAAAACTAGCCGACGACATGAACCGTCTGGTGAAGATGGCACGACAGGTTAGGGTAAACGAGAAAAACTATATCATACGCCAAGATGCCGCCTCTCGTGAAGCGGTGTCCGAGGAGATCTCAAACATAAAAAAGCAGATATCCCTCAGCAAGGAACTTTTTCTCGATGAAAATAAAAAAACAAATCTGGGAAAAGCCGAGGTCATTTTACAGCATTACGAGAAAAGCATCTTTTCCTTGATAGAGGCTATAGATGAAAAGACGAACTCTCAGATTAAAATGGAAGAATCGGCTAGAAACGCACTTAATTTTGCAGAGGAAATCCGAAGAATACAAAAAGAAATGACTGAGCAGATTATGGAAGAGTTTCGCAAAGAAGACGCTCTTTTCGGAGAGGACATACTCTTCACAGCTGACATGCTTTCGGAGGGGAACGACAGGGCCGATATAGCCAACAGACTCATAAAACTAGTCCTACAGGCAAGAAGGGAGGAAAAGAACTTTATCCTAAGAGAAGACGAAGAATTCTACAAAAACGCCGTCTCTTCTTTGGAAAACCTTGTAGGGCAGGCTAAGATATTGGGAGAAAGCTCTCCAGATCAAGAGATAAAGAAGCTTACAGAAGGCATAATATCCGCTTCGAATGCGTATAAAGAAGCTCTCGATTTGTATCGAAAAAGCTGGGAAAAAGCCAGCGCCCAGACACCTATTCTACTGGAAAACGCAAGATCGTTCGTGAAATTAGCGGAAGGCCTTCGTGCCGACGAAAAAGATGCGACCGCTTTCGCCGAAAAAGTCACGGCTAGAATTTTTATGTCGATCGCCATAGCCTCGGTTTTGTTCGGCATCGTCTCGGCCTGGCTAATAACGTCAAGTATACTGAAATCCATATCCGAGAAAATAAAACTCATAGAAAAATTCAGCGACAAAGATCTAACTGTAGACTTCAGGACCGATAGCAAAGACGAACTGGCAAGAATAAACGTCGCCCTGGAGTCGATGGGGAAAGCGATTTCGCAAAGTTTTATGCATTTAAAAGAAAAGGCCGACAGATTCGCCGATATGTCGGAAAATATGGCGGCCCTGTCGGAGGAGACGGCAGCATCGATAACCGAGATAGAGACATCGGTCGACCGTTCCACCGAACTGGCAGAGAGCAACTCGGCCGGTCTGGAAGAGGCGAACGCCGGGATAGAGGAAGTAGCAGGAGGAGCTACCAACAGTGCCTCTTCGGCGGCAAAGGGACTGGAAGCAGCGGAAGAAACCGGTCATAGAAGTAGGGAAGCGATGAATTCGATGAAAGAAGTCTCCGATAGGATGACCCAACTAGGAGAACATTCAAAACTGATAACCAAGACGATGGAATCCGTTGGACATTCGGTAACAGGAATATCCGGTTTCGTGGAGACCATCGCCTCCATAGCCGATCAGACTAATCTGTTGGCCCTTAACGCGGCCATTGAAGCGGCAAGAGCGGGAGATGCAGGAAAGGGTTTTGCCGTCGTGGCGGAGGAAGTAAGAAAGCTGGCAGAGGAATCCAATCAAGCGGCTCAGGAGGTAGGACGGGTTATAGCGGAGCTGAAAGAACATTCGTCTGAAGCAGAACAGGCTATGAACAGATCGAACGACCTAGTACAGGAAACCCTAGGAGTCACAGAAAAAACCAGAGAAGACATGGAAGAGATGCTGTCCGTTGCGGAATCGCTGCAAGAGGTAGTCAGATCTGTAGCCACTACGGCGGAGGAACAGGCCGCCTCTTCTCAGGAGATGGCATCATCCATAGACATGATAACCAAAGGAACGGTGGAAATGGTTGAGGCGTTCGAGACCATCAAAAACTCCGTCGTTGAAACAGCCAAAGCATCTCGAGGTTTCGCAGAAGACTCGCAGGAAATCTCCTCCGGTGCCGCGGAAATACAGTCCATCGTCGGGGAATTCAGGATAGAAAATCAAGGAAGAGAACTCCGTCCCGTAGAGCTGTAG
- a CDS encoding Fur family transcriptional regulator produces MNEERFKAKKEEIMAAIKESGFRMTRQRDLIVATVLERIEKEDVAPGMQEILTSVQELDPSIGMATIYRTVEVLSKLGFISLIDQGEGFNRVTLNQGDITIHAFCRNCGKSVSIPNEKDLVDSIRELTLCDKFTLLPQAFRICGICDDCRNEGVSLEDLPPGRGRGMGRRCRRRRGYRED; encoded by the coding sequence ATGAACGAGGAAAGGTTCAAGGCTAAAAAAGAGGAGATAATGGCCGCCATCAAGGAAAGCGGCTTTCGCATGACGAGACAGAGGGATCTCATCGTGGCGACGGTGCTGGAGCGGATAGAGAAAGAGGACGTCGCTCCGGGAATGCAGGAGATACTTACGTCGGTCCAGGAACTGGACCCTTCCATAGGTATGGCCACCATATACAGAACGGTGGAGGTGCTATCCAAACTGGGGTTCATAAGCCTGATAGACCAAGGAGAGGGATTCAACAGGGTCACCCTCAACCAGGGGGATATCACCATACACGCCTTCTGCCGAAACTGCGGCAAATCGGTCTCCATACCGAACGAGAAGGACCTGGTCGACTCCATAAGAGAGTTGACTCTATGCGACAAATTCACCCTTCTTCCTCAGGCCTTCAGGATATGCGGCATATGCGACGACTGCCGCAACGAAGGCGTCTCATTAGAAGACCTTCCTCCCGGTCGAGGACGGGGGATGGGACGGAGATGCCGAAGGAGACGGGGATACAGGGAAGATTGA
- a CDS encoding NifB/NifX family molybdenum-iron cluster-binding protein, with amino-acid sequence MKIAFPVENGLICPHFGHAPEFVFVEIKDGVQGKRETETPPKHEPGVLPRWLKENGTDVLISGGLGSRASEILVSQGIQVITGITGPIDQAIAKLVDGELKGTGSLCSHDHGDCDH; translated from the coding sequence ATGAAGATAGCTTTTCCAGTTGAAAATGGGCTTATATGCCCTCATTTCGGCCATGCACCGGAGTTCGTATTCGTAGAAATCAAGGACGGAGTTCAGGGGAAAAGGGAGACGGAGACGCCGCCCAAACACGAGCCCGGAGTGCTTCCGAGGTGGCTAAAGGAAAACGGTACGGATGTACTCATCTCGGGAGGACTGGGCAGCAGAGCGTCGGAGATTCTGGTATCCCAGGGAATTCAGGTCATCACCGGAATAACCGGTCCGATAGATCAGGCCATAGCCAAACTCGTCGACGGTGAACTGAAGGGAACCGGATCTCTCTGCTCTCACGATCACGGAGATTGCGACCACTGA
- a CDS encoding ATP-binding protein, which translates to MTVLAVASGKGGTGKSCIASSLALAAGQVVAVDADVEEPNLGKLLGMAPKEIYSVSLPMPVFDEKLCKRCGLCAKECRFNALVQFGDLLPRLNEGLCHGCGVCSMVCPHGAVTEGSHVIGKVSRDQAGDLAFLEGRLDVGCPNPVPVIKSVIDTAKKEGDLIIVDSPPGTACSMVEATEQADYVLLVTEGTPFGMADLELALEVVSDLKRPAGVVVNRSDLGGSDPKEICRRHDVPVLARIPFSRQVAQVYGLGESPYRGSSLWREQMDRLWNSVKKEAGL; encoded by the coding sequence ATGACCGTATTGGCGGTAGCCAGCGGAAAGGGAGGAACCGGCAAGAGTTGCATCGCCTCCTCCTTGGCCTTGGCCGCTGGGCAGGTCGTGGCGGTGGACGCCGACGTCGAGGAGCCCAACCTAGGCAAGCTTTTGGGCATGGCTCCAAAGGAGATATACTCTGTGTCCCTTCCAATGCCCGTTTTCGACGAAAAGCTGTGCAAGAGATGCGGCCTATGCGCCAAGGAATGCCGGTTCAACGCCCTGGTGCAGTTCGGAGATCTCCTTCCCAGGTTGAACGAAGGACTATGTCACGGCTGCGGCGTTTGTTCCATGGTATGCCCTCATGGAGCGGTAACCGAAGGGTCTCACGTCATAGGCAAGGTCTCCAGGGATCAAGCGGGAGACCTCGCATTCCTGGAGGGAAGACTCGACGTGGGATGTCCCAACCCGGTACCGGTCATAAAATCCGTAATAGATACGGCCAAGAAAGAGGGAGATCTCATAATAGTGGACTCCCCTCCCGGGACGGCTTGCTCCATGGTAGAGGCGACCGAGCAGGCGGACTATGTGTTGCTGGTCACCGAGGGGACCCCCTTCGGAATGGCGGACCTTGAACTCGCCCTCGAGGTAGTGTCGGATCTGAAGCGTCCGGCAGGGGTCGTGGTAAACCGAAGCGACCTAGGAGGAAGCGATCCCAAGGAGATCTGTCGTCGCCACGACGTACCGGTCCTCGCCAGGATCCCCTTTTCCAGACAGGTAGCTCAGGTCTACGGACTAGGAGAGTCTCCCTACAGAGGATCGTCCCTCTGGAGAGAACAAATGGACCGCCTCTGGAATTCGGTCAAGAAGGAGGCGGGACTATGA
- a CDS encoding ATP-binding protein — MKEIVIVSGKGGTGKTSVTAALASLASQEGVVLCDADVDAPDLWLLIPPKEQEEIPFMGMDGAEVDEEVCIGCGKCRDFCRFDAVAMLDGKAKIRQGKCEGCAGCTMVCPVQAISMVPRRQGNWYKAETEKGKLVYARLYPGGENSGMLVTTVKKAAEETAKREGRPFVLVDGPPGIACPAIAALTGASLAVAVTEPTESGIHDLLRLHQIATKLDVPTAVILNKWDVTSLAPRVREVCMETGIPILGEIPFSKEIPEAVASAEVPLEPMTPAIQKIWSDIKELTK, encoded by the coding sequence ATGAAAGAGATAGTCATAGTAAGCGGCAAAGGCGGCACCGGAAAAACCTCGGTAACAGCCGCCCTTGCCTCTCTTGCCTCTCAGGAAGGGGTCGTGCTCTGCGACGCAGACGTCGACGCACCGGACCTGTGGCTGTTGATTCCTCCCAAGGAACAGGAGGAAATCCCCTTCATGGGCATGGACGGCGCAGAGGTGGACGAAGAGGTCTGCATAGGATGCGGGAAATGTCGTGATTTCTGTCGTTTCGACGCAGTGGCCATGTTGGACGGCAAGGCCAAAATAAGACAGGGCAAATGCGAGGGCTGCGCAGGCTGCACTATGGTCTGTCCCGTACAGGCCATATCCATGGTCCCAAGACGCCAGGGAAATTGGTATAAGGCAGAGACGGAAAAGGGCAAACTGGTCTACGCCAGGCTATATCCCGGAGGGGAAAACAGCGGGATGCTGGTCACCACCGTCAAAAAAGCGGCGGAGGAAACGGCGAAAAGAGAGGGACGCCCCTTCGTTTTGGTGGACGGACCTCCCGGCATAGCCTGCCCTGCCATAGCTGCTTTGACTGGAGCTTCTCTGGCGGTAGCGGTCACTGAGCCGACCGAATCGGGCATACACGACCTGCTCCGGCTACATCAGATAGCAACCAAGCTGGACGTACCTACGGCGGTCATCCTGAATAAATGGGACGTGACCTCCTTAGCTCCCAGGGTGAGAGAGGTCTGCATGGAGACGGGTATCCCAATACTGGGAGAGATCCCCTTCTCCAAGGAGATCCCCGAGGCGGTGGCTTCCGCCGAGGTACCCTTAGAACCGATGACCCCTGCGATACAGAAAATCTGGTCAGACATAAAGGAACTGACGAAATAA
- a CDS encoding NifB/NifX family molybdenum-iron cluster-binding protein, producing the protein MYAVAAQGEGSEALVADRFGRAAYFVIFDEKGSYIKSLRNDTSSVAHGAGGQAVAMVASEGAKIVIGPQFGPNAESSMRAGGITAFSASGVSASEAVRLCIAGELKRSV; encoded by the coding sequence ATGTATGCTGTTGCAGCTCAAGGAGAGGGTTCGGAAGCTTTGGTGGCCGATCGTTTCGGTCGAGCCGCTTATTTCGTTATATTCGACGAAAAGGGATCTTACATCAAGTCCCTCAGGAACGACACCTCGTCAGTGGCTCACGGTGCCGGCGGTCAGGCTGTCGCCATGGTCGCGTCCGAAGGTGCCAAGATCGTCATAGGGCCCCAGTTCGGACCCAACGCGGAGTCCTCCATGAGGGCCGGTGGAATAACCGCTTTTTCCGCCTCCGGGGTCTCCGCTTCCGAGGCGGTAAGGCTGTGTATCGCCGGTGAGCTCAAAAGGTCGGTGTAG
- a CDS encoding MBL fold metallo-hydrolase: MASPFKKITKEYPNVSRLDSLSITILAEDTVLYESPFLGQHGISLYVETLRDGVVRRILVDVGQNPLALVNNMEELSIDLDDLDAVVLTHCHYDHTRGIAQLLAASSSSGIPVIAHPDIFRPHFVVDPEWRNIGMSEEDSAERIEASGGKLILTSDPMEIFPGLYVSGEVPRLNEVELPPTGLRTSRGGMAVPDRMDDDISLYALVEGGGMTVLTGCAHAGIINILDMGAALFPGESLCGIVGGLHLIEAEPERIEWTAGALAERSPSWVGAGHCTGFGGQMALAATLEGKFFPLRTGISIHVDSDGMEMDSIVPILF, translated from the coding sequence ATGGCTTCTCCCTTTAAAAAGATCACGAAAGAATATCCTAACGTCTCCCGTCTGGACAGTCTGTCTATAACGATCCTGGCGGAGGACACGGTCCTATATGAGTCGCCCTTTCTCGGACAGCATGGAATCTCTCTTTATGTTGAGACCTTGAGAGACGGGGTAGTGCGTAGGATCTTGGTGGACGTAGGTCAGAATCCTCTGGCTTTGGTAAACAACATGGAGGAACTGTCGATAGATCTGGACGATCTGGATGCAGTGGTACTGACCCATTGTCATTACGACCACACGAGAGGGATAGCTCAGCTTCTGGCCGCCTCCTCCTCCAGCGGCATCCCCGTGATCGCCCATCCCGACATATTCAGACCCCATTTCGTCGTCGATCCCGAGTGGAGGAACATAGGGATGTCCGAGGAGGATTCTGCGGAGCGTATAGAGGCTTCCGGAGGCAAGCTGATTCTCACATCCGATCCCATGGAGATATTTCCCGGGCTCTATGTTTCCGGAGAGGTTCCCAGATTGAACGAGGTGGAGCTTCCACCGACGGGGCTGCGCACCTCCAGAGGAGGCATGGCCGTACCCGATCGTATGGACGACGACATCTCTCTCTATGCACTGGTTGAAGGCGGCGGGATGACCGTGCTTACCGGCTGTGCCCACGCCGGTATAATAAACATTCTGGATATGGGAGCGGCCCTTTTCCCCGGCGAATCGCTGTGCGGCATAGTGGGAGGACTCCATCTTATAGAGGCCGAGCCGGAACGGATAGAGTGGACCGCCGGGGCCCTGGCAGAGAGGTCTCCCAGCTGGGTAGGAGCGGGGCATTGCACCGGTTTCGGAGGTCAGATGGCGCTGGCGGCCACACTAGAGGGTAAGTTCTTTCCCCTCAGGACCGGCATCTCCATACACGTCGATTCGGACGGAATGGAGATGGATTCGATAGTTCCGATTCTCTTCTAG
- a CDS encoding cytidine deaminase codes for MSSVSVDWNRLAKAASEASTRSWSPYSGFPVGAAILMADGDILSGCNVENSSFGLTNCAERTAVFSAVASGYRRGDFVALAVFTPGEKANSPCGACRQVLAEFFDPSSEVRAFCDGPDELRWTVEGLLPDGFSL; via the coding sequence ATGAGCTCCGTCTCTGTGGACTGGAACCGTCTTGCTAAGGCGGCCTCAGAGGCATCGACCAGATCCTGGTCCCCCTACAGCGGGTTTCCCGTGGGAGCGGCCATCTTGATGGCCGATGGGGATATCCTGTCCGGTTGTAACGTGGAGAACTCCTCTTTCGGACTGACCAACTGTGCCGAACGTACCGCCGTTTTCTCCGCCGTGGCCTCCGGTTATCGTAGAGGGGACTTCGTGGCCTTGGCGGTATTTACCCCGGGAGAGAAGGCAAACTCTCCCTGCGGCGCCTGTCGTCAGGTCCTGGCCGAGTTCTTCGATCCGTCCTCCGAGGTTCGTGCCTTCTGCGACGGACCGGACGAGTTGCGGTGGACGGTGGAAGGACTGTTGCCCGATGGCTTCTCCCTTTAA
- a CDS encoding helix-turn-helix domain-containing protein — MSEIMTIEELAKYLKISKSSMYKLCQEGKVPGHKVGRHWRFQREIIDRWLAEQSAYPRLGSVSMKELRAIVDRAISMRDRGDPLEDDILGRIVDDVVGGDER, encoded by the coding sequence TTGAGCGAGATAATGACCATAGAGGAACTGGCTAAATATCTTAAGATCTCCAAGTCGAGCATGTATAAACTCTGCCAGGAGGGCAAGGTCCCGGGACACAAGGTGGGACGACACTGGCGCTTTCAGAGGGAGATCATAGATCGTTGGCTTGCTGAGCAATCGGCTTATCCTCGACTGGGGTCGGTGTCCATGAAGGAACTTCGAGCGATAGTGGACAGAGCCATAAGCATGAGAGACAGAGGAGATCCTCTTGAGGACGATATTCTGGGCAGGATCGTGGACGACGTGGTCGGAGGGGATGAACGATGA